In Nicotiana tabacum cultivar K326 chromosome 19, ASM71507v2, whole genome shotgun sequence, one DNA window encodes the following:
- the LOC107792462 gene encoding pentatricopeptide repeat-containing protein At1g02370, mitochondrial-like gives MIRSLTRQISKEAAVNLRRLCTTAAAAVKEEQCEGDRRLYLRLWALEATNGSVSETINEYIREGRVVKKYELNKCIKELRKHRRYQHALEIMDWMERRGIKLSFGDYGVRLDLIAKVQGITAAENYFGSLSPSMQIQSTYGALLHCYCVEKMTDKALSLFEKMDQLNFASNSWTFNNLMSLYMRLGQPEKVPSLVQEMKSRKVPLCTFSYSILMNSYSCLDDIEGVERVFEEIKQENVEECDWTIYSNLAVAYVKAGLHDKAELALKKLEEEMGPRNREAYHYLISLHAGISNLVEVYRIWNSLKSGFLEITNSSYLVMFQSLSKLNDMDGLKKCYEEWELSCPSYTMRLPNNVISACLRNDMLHDAEELFLRALKRSQGPFFLAWEMFIAFFLRHRRIDLAMECLEAVVFLVKENEWQPKCETINKFLEYFVEERDVGGAEEFYKYLKKLNCLSSGIYSSLLHTYIAANRTADDMLVRIKEDGIEMSCELEGLLKRVCPE, from the exons ATGATCCGGAGTTTGACCCGCCAGATTTCAAAGGAAGCAGCAGTCAACCTGAGAAGACTATGTACCACGGCGGCAGCGGCGGTGAAGGAGGAGCAGTGTGAAGGAGACCGGCGGCTCTACCTGAGATTGTGGGCTTTGGAAGCTACAAATGGGTCGGTTAGTGAAACAATAAATGAGTATATTAGAGAAGGCAGAGTTGTGAAGAAGTATGAACTGAACAAATGCATAAAGGAGCTGCGTAAACATAGACGATATCAACATGCCCTTGAG ATAATGGACTGGATGGAGAGAAGAGGTATAAAATTGTCGTTTGGTGATTATGGAGTACGGTTAGATCTCATAGCAAAAGTTCAAGGAATAACGGCAGCTGAAAATTACTTTGGCAGCCTCTCACCTTCGATGCAGATTCAAAGCACTTATGGAGCACTCTTGCATTGCTACTGTGTTGAAAAAATGACAGACAAGGCGTTGTCCCTCTTTGAGAAAATGGATCAATTGAATTTTGCATCTAATTCATGGACATTCAACAATCTTATGTCCTTATATATGAGACTAGGGCAACCAGAAAAAGTACCCTCCTTGGTACAGGAAATGAAGAGTAGAAAGGTTCCACTATGTACATTTTCGTATAGTATCTTGATGAATAGCTATTCTTGTTTAGATGATATAGAAGGAGTGGAAAGAGTCTTTGAGGAGATAAAGCAGGAGAATGTAGAGGAGTGCGATTGGACCATATATAGTAACTTGGCTGTTGCTTATGTTAAGGCTGGGCTTCATGACAAAGCTGAGTTAGCTCTAAAGAAGCTTGAGGAAGAGATGGGACCTCGTAATCGTGAGGCATACCACTATTTGATTAGTTTGCATGCCGGAATATCTAATCTTGTTGAGGTTTATCGTATTTGGAATTCTCTAAAGTCTGGTTTCTTGGAAATAACCAATTCTAGTTATCTTGTCATGTTTCAGTCCCTCAGTAAGCTTAATGACATGGATGGTTTAAAGAAATGCTATGAGGAATGGGAATTGAGCTGCCCTAGTTACACTATGAGGCTGCCAAATAATGTCATTAGTGCTTGTCTGAGAAATGACATGCTACATGATGCGGAGGAACTCTTTCTTCGTGCTTTGAAGCGATCACAAGGACCTTTCTTCTTGGCTTGGGAAATGTTCATAGCATTCTTTTTGAGGCATCGTCGAATCGATCTTGCTATGGAGTGCCTGGAAGCAGTTGTATTCCTTGTAAAGGAGAATGAGTGGCAACCAAAATGTGAAACAATAAATAAATTTCTCGAGTATTTTGTAGAAGAGAGAGATGTTGGTGGTGCTGAGGAGTTCTACAAGTATTTGAAAAAGCTGAATTGTCTTAGTAGTGGTATATATAGTTCATTGCTTCACACTTACATAGCTGCCAACAGAACAGCAGACGATATGCtagtgagaattaaggaagatgGAATTGAAATGAGCTGCGAGCTCGAAGGCTTGCTTAAAAGGGTTTGTCCTGAATAA